A region from the Alosa alosa isolate M-15738 ecotype Scorff River chromosome 7, AALO_Geno_1.1, whole genome shotgun sequence genome encodes:
- the LOC125297361 gene encoding uncharacterized protein LOC125297361: protein MDLGLPFSSGCNVTEMQQVDLLSMMVKQEDIKEEYCHIPAFQHDEEKPFVGLHCETDIETDVAESSGTETQQTTAVTLKKEEDENEFDYRDPVSLAQMKRVSVVLVDCCRTQGQQRKKDMQTNREAHQPETTSSLQQGTAKRLVTKKTAAVSKVLLCDDKGWMANMESRLAARTADLTSERARVAQLLAENASLKADLSASRAEADHLRREIQGLREASQRGLLVEEMRAGIGELHSVLRMVNSTPARSIPRRASTPAPEVDSSDCQMSPSAISSSLTNSIQMTGQWADVSLRDFGPEDHVRLLQMSFGQVGRYGCLLFRHIISEENYQAWSKTTNWDGSRGKRSLPQNVKSFVVSTLRRHFPDMDRGELKECVDKINEFLRTTRKNSQGLTLL, encoded by the exons ATGGATCTCGGGCTTCCGTTTAGTTCTGGCTGTAACGTTACTGAAATGCAGCAGGTTGACCTACTGAGCATGATGGTAAAGCAAGAAGATATAAAAGAGGAATATTGTCATATTCCTGCATTTCAACATGATGAAGAAAAGCCATTTGTAGGGCTACACTGTGAAACTGACATTGAGACAGACGTCGCGGAGTCCAGCGGTACTGAAACACAACAGACAACGGCGGTTACGCTGAAGAAGGAAGAGGACGAAAACGAGTTTGATTATAGAG ACCCTGTGTCTCTGGCCCAGATGAAGAGGGTATCAGTGGTGCTGGTGGACTGCTGTAGGACACAAGGCCAGCAACGAAAGAAGGACATGCAGACCAACAGAGAAGCACATCAGCCAGAGACCA CATCATCTTTGCAGCAAGGCACAGCAAAGCGTCTCGTCACAAAAAAAACG GCAGCTGTTTCCAAGGTGCTGCTGTGTGACGATAAGGGCTGGATGGCTAATATGGAAAGCCGCCTAGCCGCGAGGACAGCGGATCTTACATCGGAACGAGCTCGAGTAGCTCAACTGCTTGCCGAGAATGCAAGTTTGAAAGCTGACCTGTCAGCCAGCAGAGCGGAGGCAGACCACCTCCGACGAGAGATACAGGGGCTGAGAGAGGCCAGTCAGAGGGGGCTGCTCGTGGAAGAGATGAGAGCTGGCATAGGAGAACTGCATTCGGTTCTACGTATGGTTAACTCTACGCCTGCGAGATCAATCCCCAGACGCGCCTCAACACCTGCACCAGAAGTAGATTCTTCAGATTGTCAGATGTCTCCATCGGCCATTTCCTCTTCCTTAACAAACAGCATCCAAATGACCGGTCAGTGGGCAGACGTGAGCTTGCGTGATTTTGGACCAGAAGACCATGTTAGACTCCTCCAAATGAGCTTCGGCCAAGTGGGCAGATATGGATGCCTGCTCTTCAGACACATTATCTCGGAGGAGAACTACCAGGCATGGAGCAAGACCACAAACTGGGATGGTTCTAGAGGTAAACGATCACTGCCTCAAAATGTGAAGAGCTTCGTGGTTTCTACACTGAGGCGTCACTTTCCTGACATGGACAGGGGGGAACTGAAAGAGTGTGTTGACAAGATCAACGAATTCCTGCGTACAACACGCAAGAATTCCCAAGGACTCACTCTGCTCTAA